Proteins from a single region of Macrotis lagotis isolate mMagLag1 chromosome 2, bilby.v1.9.chrom.fasta, whole genome shotgun sequence:
- the PHF5A gene encoding PHD finger-like domain-containing protein 5A — translation MAKHHPDLIFCRKQAGVAIGRLCEKCDGKCVICDSYVRPCTLVRICDECNYGSYQGRCVICGGPGVSDAYYCKECTIQEKDRDGCPKIVNLGSSKTDLFYERKKYGFKKR, via the exons ATGGCCAAGCACCACCCGGATCTGATCTTCTGCCGCAAGCAGGCCGGCGTGG CCATCGGGAGGCTGTGTGAAAAAT GTGACGGCAAGTGTGTGATCTGCGACTCCTACGTCCGGCCCTGCACCTTGGTCCGCATATGCGACGAGTGCAACTACGGCTCCTATCAGGGGCGCTGCGTGATCTGTGGGGGCCCCGGGGTGTCGGATGCCTACTACTGCAAGGAGTGCACCATCCAGGAGAAGGAC AGAGATGGTTGTCCAAAGATCGTCAACCTGGGGAGTTCCAAAACTGACCTTTTCTATGAACGAAAGAAGTACGGCTTTAAGAAGAGGTGA
- the ACO2 gene encoding aconitate hydratase, mitochondrial — MAPHSLLVTRLQKVLESGFRRYHVAPILCQRAKVAMSHFEPHEYIRYELLEKNINVVRKRLNRPLTLSEKIVYGHLDDPSKQEIERGKSYLRLRPDRVAMQDATAQMAMLQFISSGLPKVAVPSTIHCDHLIEAQIGGEKDLRRAKDINQEVYNFLATAGAKYGVGFWRPGSGIIHQIILENYSYPGVLLIGTDSHTPNGGGLGGICIGVGGADAVDVMAGIPWELKCPKVIGVKLTGELSGWSSPKDVILKVAGILTVKGGTGAIVEYHGPGVDSISCTGMATICNMGAEIGATTSVFPYNHRMKKYLSKTGRSDIAKLADEFKDHLVPDPGCHYDQVIEINLSELKPHINGPFTPDLAHPVANVGAVAEKEGWPLDIRVGLIGSCTNSSYEDMGRSAAVAKQALSHGLKCKSQFTITPGSEQIRATIERDGYAQILREVGGIVLANACGPCIGQWDRKDIKKGEKNTIVTSYNRNFTGRNDANPETHAFVTSPEIVTALAIAGTLKFNPETDYLTGKDGKKFKLEPPDADELPKADFDPGQDTYQHPPKDGSALRVDVSPTSQRLQLLEPFDKWDGKDLEDLQILIKVKGKCTTDHISAAGPWLKFRGHLDNISNNLLIGAINIENGKANSVRNAVTQEFGPVPDTARYYKKNGIKWVVIGDENYGEGSSREHAALEPRHLGGRAIITKSFARIHETNLKKQGLLPLTFADPADYNKIHPVDKLTIQGLQDFAPGKPLKCIIKHPNGNQETIFLNHTFNETQIEWFRAGSALNRMKELQQ; from the exons ATGGCGCCGCACAGCCTGCTGGTGACCCGGCTGCAG AAGGTGTTGGAGAGTGGATTCCGAAGGTACCATGTGGCTCCCATCCTGTGCCAACGGGCCAAGGTGGCCATGAGCCACTTTGAGCCCCATGAATATATCCGATATGAACTCCTGGAGAAGAACATTAACGTTGTCCGGAAGAG GTTGAACCGACCACTGACCTTGTCAGAGAAGATCGTGTACGGCCACCTGGATGACCCCTCCAAACAGGAAATTGAACGGGGCAAGTCGTACCTGCGTCTGCGGCCGGACCGCGTGGCCATGCAGGATGCCACGGCGCAGATGGCCATGCTGCAATTCATCAGCAGTGGACTGCCCAAGGTGGCCGTGCCATCCACCATCCACTGTGACCACTTGATCGAGGCCCAGATCGGCGGTGAGAAGGACCTGCGGCGGGCCAAG GACATCAACCAGGAAGTCTACAACTTCCTAGCAACAGCAGGTGCCAAGTATGGGGTGGGCTTCTGGAGACCAGGCTCAGGAATCATTCACCAG ATCATCCTTGAGAACTACTCTTACCCAGGGGTGCTGCTGATCGGCACAGATTCTCACACCCCAAATGGAGGTGGCCTGGGGGGCATATGCATCGGTGTTGGTGGAGCAGATGCTGTGGACGTTATGGCAGGCATCCCCTGGGAGCTGAAGTGCCCCAAG GTGATTGGCGTGAAGCTGACCGGTGAGTTGTCTGGCTGGTCCTCTCCCAAAGATGTGATCCTGAAGGTGGCCGGTATCCTCACAGTGAAAGGTGGCACCGGAGCTATTGTCGAGTACCATGGGCCTGGTGTGGACTCCATCTCCTGCACTG GCATGGCAACTATCTGTAACATGGGAGCAGAGATAGGGGCCACCACCTCCGTGTTCCCCTACAACCACAGGATGAAGAAGTACCTGAGCAAGACAGGCCGGAGTG ACATTGCTAAGTTGGCTGATGAATTCAAGGACCACTTGGTGCCTGACCCCGGCTGCCACTATGACCAAGTGATAGAAATTAACCTCAGCGAG CTCAAACCCCACATCAATGGGCCCTTCACCCCAGACCTGGCCCACCCCGTGGCTAATGTGGGAGCTGTGGCAGAAAAGGAAGGCTGGCCACTGGACATCCGAGTGG GGCTGATCGGCAGCTGCACCAATTCCAGCTATGAGGACATGGGGCGCTCGGCGGCCGTGGCCAAGCAGGCCCTGTCCCACGGGCTGAAGTGCAAGTCTCAGTTCACCATCACCCCTGGCTCAGAGCAGATCCGGGCCACCATCGAGAGAGATGGCTAC GCACAGATCCTTCGCGAAGTGGGGGGCATCGTCTTGGCCAATGCCTGTGGCCCCTGCATTGGCCAATGGGACAG GAAAGACAtcaagaagggagagaagaacaCCATCGTCACCTCCTACAACAGGAACTTCACTGGCCGCAATGATGCCAACCCAGAGACCCATGCCTTTGTCACCTCCCCGGAG ATTGTCACCGCCTTGGCCATTGCTGGCACCCTCAAATTCAATCCAGAGACAGACTACCTGACTGGCAAAGATGGCAAGAAGTTCAAGCTGGAGCCCCCTGATGCAGATGAGCTTCCAAAAGCG GACTTTGACCCTGGGCAGGACACCTACCAGCACCCCCCGAAGGATGGCAGTGCCTTGCGTGTGGATGTAAGCCCCACCAGCCAACGCCTGCAGCTCCTGGAACCCTTTGACAAGTGGGATGGCAAGGACCTGGAAGACCTTCAGATTCTGATCAAG GTCAAGGGGAAGTGCACCACTGACCACATCTCTGCTGCCGGGCCCTGGCTCAAGTTTCGGGGTCATCTGGACAACATTTCCAACAACCTGCTGATTGGCGCCATCAACATAGAAAATGGGAAAGCCAACTCCGTGAGAAATGCTGTGACCCAGGAATTTGGGCCAGTCCCGGACACTGCCCGCTATTACAAG AAAAATGGCATCAAATGGGTGGTGATTGGAGACGAAAACTATGGCGAAGGGTCCAGCCGGGAGCATGCGGCCCTGGAACCCCGACATCTGGGGGGACGAGCCATCATCACCAAGAGCTTCGCCAGGATCCACG AAACCAACTTGAAGAAACAAGGTCTGCTGCCTCTCACATTTGCTGACCCTGCAGACTACAACAAGATCCACCCTGTGGACAAACTGACCATCCAGGGGCTGCAAGACTTTGCTCCCGGCAAG CCCCTGAAATGCATCATCAAACACCCCAATGGAAACCAGGAAACCATCTTCCTGAACCATACCTTCAATGAGACGCAGATTGAGTGGTTCCGGGCAGGCAGCGCGCTGAACCGCATGAAGGAGCTGCAGCAGTGA